One Candidatus Nitrososphaera evergladensis SR1 genomic window carries:
- a CDS encoding Nif3-like dinuclear metal center hexameric protein yields MVTSGVDTEEIMKAGLELAGWKKMPADSMVHVRGKNIKKVMMAIDIGTAELLLAKSLGCDAVIAHHPIGIAAINFYKVFDKHTDYMVEHGVPKSVAKEATEKLKERVETKTHANIYDDVVGAARAMKMPLVNIHQPCDEYMRQAILAKIKSGKTEYVSDIVESVSRIPEFRHAETRVQVRHGSEKNRVGHWALVIAAGTNGGYSIAKAYFQHGVDTVIYLHVDYGDLVKMREEKLQGNLVVLGHLAGDSLGLNALAGKLEQEMGVETVRIGLLPST; encoded by the coding sequence ATGGTGACAAGCGGTGTTGACACGGAGGAGATAATGAAGGCCGGGCTAGAGCTTGCCGGATGGAAAAAGATGCCTGCCGACAGCATGGTGCACGTCAGGGGCAAAAACATCAAAAAAGTAATGATGGCAATCGACATCGGGACCGCAGAGCTCTTGCTTGCAAAGAGCCTTGGCTGCGACGCCGTCATTGCGCATCACCCAATAGGGATAGCCGCTATCAACTTTTACAAGGTCTTTGACAAGCATACCGACTACATGGTCGAACACGGCGTGCCAAAAAGTGTCGCCAAAGAAGCGACAGAGAAACTCAAAGAGCGGGTGGAGACAAAGACGCACGCCAACATTTACGACGACGTGGTGGGCGCGGCAAGGGCAATGAAGATGCCCCTTGTCAACATACACCAGCCCTGCGACGAGTACATGAGGCAGGCCATTTTAGCCAAGATAAAGTCTGGCAAGACAGAATACGTCTCTGACATCGTCGAGTCTGTAAGCAGGATACCTGAATTCCGCCACGCCGAAACACGGGTGCAAGTGAGGCATGGAAGCGAAAAAAACAGAGTGGGTCACTGGGCGCTTGTAATAGCCGCAGGGACCAATGGAGGCTACTCGATTGCCAAGGCGTATTTCCAGCACGGCGTCGACACTGTCATCTATTTGCACGTCGACTATGGCGATTTGGTGAAAATGCGCGAGGAAAAACTGCAAGGAAATCTGGTTGTCTTGGGCCACCTTGCAGGCGACTCGCTTGGTCTGAACGCGCTTGCCGGCAAACTTGAACAAGAAATGGGTGTTGAAACGGTCAGGATAGGGCTCTTGCCAAGCACGTAA